The Paucidesulfovibrio gracilis DSM 16080 genome contains a region encoding:
- a CDS encoding nucleoside deaminase, whose translation MARPDPCVPDQSSLPLTWVEMMDLALHQAFLAGASGEAPVGAVLLDPSTGTMLAQAHNAPIARNDPTAHAEILCLRNAAKRMGNYRVPGTIMAVTLEPCTMCVGALVHARVAGVVVGTPDPRTGALFTNLDGARLPWGNHKMWVVRDILSSHCSNILREFFRSRR comes from the coding sequence ATGGCGCGACCGGATCCTTGTGTGCCGGACCAGTCCTCGCTGCCCTTGACGTGGGTCGAAATGATGGACTTGGCTCTTCACCAGGCTTTTCTTGCCGGGGCTTCCGGAGAAGCCCCGGTAGGTGCGGTTTTATTGGATCCGTCCACCGGAACCATGCTGGCCCAGGCCCACAACGCCCCCATTGCCCGCAATGATCCCACGGCCCATGCGGAAATCCTCTGCCTTCGCAATGCAGCAAAACGCATGGGCAACTACCGTGTTCCAGGAACAATTATGGCTGTTACCTTGGAACCATGTACCATGTGCGTTGGCGCGTTGGTGCATGCACGGGTTGCCGGAGTGGTAGTAGGCACTCCCGATCCACGAACCGGTGCCTTGTTCACCAACCTTGACGGCGCACGCCTCCCCTGGGGAAATCATAAAATGTGGGTCGTGCGCGACATCCTTTCTTCCCATTGTTCCAATATACTACGCGAGTTCTTCCGTTCGCGCCGCTGA
- a CDS encoding phosphoribosylformylglycinamidine synthase subunit PurQ translates to MAPVNALVLTGYGTNCEQESAHAVRLAGADSADIVYFSDLASGKVQMQDYNFLLCPGGFLDGDDLGAAQAAALRWRHATTPDGRPLLDQFKEFFKSGAVILGICNGFQLLVKLGLLPALGGQYFDRQVSLSHNDSARYEDRWVHLRVNPKSPCVFTQGLDKLFVPVRHGEGKIIPRDEHLLRDLAEHQLIALQYADPQTGEPTQEYPHNPNGSPLGIAGLTDPSGRVLGLMPHPEAYNHPTNHPTWTRGHDEELGLRLLERGVLYLRER, encoded by the coding sequence ATGGCCCCTGTCAACGCACTGGTTCTTACAGGATACGGCACCAATTGTGAACAGGAATCCGCCCACGCCGTGAGGCTGGCTGGCGCGGATTCCGCCGATATCGTTTATTTTTCAGACCTTGCCAGCGGAAAAGTCCAAATGCAGGATTATAACTTCCTGCTGTGTCCCGGCGGTTTTCTCGACGGTGACGACCTGGGGGCGGCACAAGCCGCAGCCCTTCGCTGGCGGCATGCCACCACACCGGACGGACGCCCCCTTTTGGACCAATTCAAGGAATTCTTCAAGTCCGGAGCTGTGATTCTCGGAATTTGCAACGGTTTCCAGCTGTTGGTTAAATTGGGACTGCTCCCGGCCCTGGGCGGCCAGTATTTTGATCGGCAGGTATCTCTTTCTCATAACGATTCCGCACGGTATGAAGACCGGTGGGTTCACCTGCGGGTCAACCCCAAAAGTCCCTGTGTTTTCACGCAGGGATTGGACAAACTGTTCGTCCCGGTCAGACATGGTGAGGGGAAAATCATCCCCAGGGATGAACACCTGCTGCGTGATCTTGCGGAGCACCAGCTCATCGCGTTGCAATATGCTGACCCGCAAACCGGGGAGCCTACTCAGGAATACCCGCACAATCCCAACGGCTCTCCCCTCGGTATTGCCGGCTTGACCGACCCGTCGGGCCGAGTGCTCGGCCTCATGCCGCACCCGGAAGCCTATAACCATCCCACCAACCACCCGACCTGGACCCGCGGACATGACGAGGAGCTAGGATTGAGGCTTTTGGAACGGGGAGTTCTTTACTTACGGGAGCGCTAA
- a CDS encoding CTP synthase — MKTKFIFITGGVLSSLGKGLAAASIGALLQARGLKATIQKLDPYINVDPGTMNPFQHGEVYVTNDGAETDLDLGHYERYLGRPLSQRNNYTSGSIYNEVINKERRGDYLGGTVQVIPHVTDAIKEAVLGFPSGEDVALIEIGGTVGDIEGQPFLEAIRQLKNDLGKENVLYIHLTLVPYMRAAGELKTKPTQHSVKELRGIGIQPDIILCRSEVELDEHLKKKIALFCDVDCDAVFTAVDVKNIYEVPLKFYEQGVDQKIAILLRLPAKNADLQAWRELNYKMEHPKSRVTIGIVGKYVELKEAYKSLHEALVHGGVANDVAVDLVYVNSEEISPKNVERKLKNLDGILVPGGFGSRGVPGKIAAIRYARENKVPFFGICLGMQCAVIEFARNVCGLEEATSEEFDSKAEDLIIYLMTEWFDFRTKKKETRCVESDKGGTMRLGAYPCKVAKDTTAYNAYGQARVEERHRHRFEFNNKYLELMREKGMVFSGMAPDDSLVEMVELPDHPWFLGCQFHPEFNSRPMSPHPLFQGFIAAAKNNKG, encoded by the coding sequence ATGAAAACGAAATTTATTTTTATTACCGGTGGCGTTCTCTCCTCGCTTGGCAAAGGCCTTGCGGCGGCTTCGATCGGCGCCTTGCTGCAGGCCCGGGGACTCAAGGCCACTATCCAAAAGCTTGACCCATACATCAACGTCGACCCCGGCACGATGAATCCTTTTCAGCACGGCGAAGTATACGTCACCAATGATGGAGCTGAAACCGACTTGGACTTGGGCCACTACGAGCGGTACTTGGGGCGTCCCCTGAGCCAGCGCAACAACTACACCTCCGGCTCCATTTATAATGAGGTCATCAACAAGGAACGCCGAGGCGATTACCTTGGAGGGACTGTCCAGGTTATTCCCCATGTTACCGACGCTATTAAGGAAGCGGTCCTGGGTTTTCCGTCCGGCGAGGATGTGGCTCTGATTGAAATCGGCGGAACCGTGGGCGATATTGAGGGGCAGCCGTTTCTGGAGGCTATCCGGCAACTCAAAAATGACTTGGGCAAGGAAAACGTCCTCTACATTCATTTGACCCTGGTCCCGTATATGCGCGCCGCAGGCGAGTTGAAGACCAAACCTACCCAGCACAGCGTCAAGGAGCTTCGGGGAATTGGCATTCAGCCCGACATTATCCTTTGTCGGTCCGAGGTGGAACTTGACGAACATTTGAAAAAGAAGATCGCCTTGTTCTGCGATGTGGATTGCGACGCAGTGTTCACTGCCGTGGATGTCAAAAATATCTACGAAGTCCCCCTCAAATTTTATGAACAGGGTGTTGACCAGAAAATCGCTATTTTGCTTCGTTTGCCCGCCAAAAATGCCGATCTGCAGGCTTGGCGTGAATTGAACTACAAGATGGAGCACCCGAAAAGCCGTGTGACGATCGGCATCGTCGGCAAGTATGTGGAATTGAAGGAGGCGTATAAAAGCCTTCATGAGGCGTTGGTGCATGGCGGTGTGGCCAATGACGTGGCCGTGGATCTCGTGTATGTCAATTCCGAGGAAATTTCCCCGAAAAATGTTGAACGCAAACTGAAAAATCTCGACGGTATCCTGGTTCCCGGAGGCTTCGGATCCCGCGGTGTGCCTGGCAAAATCGCGGCCATCCGCTATGCAAGGGAGAACAAAGTACCCTTCTTTGGTATCTGTCTGGGAATGCAGTGTGCCGTGATTGAATTCGCACGCAATGTCTGCGGATTGGAAGAGGCGACTTCCGAAGAGTTCGACAGCAAGGCCGAAGATCTCATCATCTATCTCATGACCGAGTGGTTCGACTTCCGCACCAAGAAAAAAGAAACGCGCTGCGTGGAGTCCGACAAGGGCGGAACTATGCGTTTGGGAGCCTACCCCTGCAAGGTGGCGAAGGATACCACGGCGTACAACGCGTACGGACAGGCCCGCGTCGAGGAACGGCACCGCCACCGTTTCGAGTTCAACAACAAGTATTTGGAATTGATGCGCGAAAAAGGTATGGTGTTTTCGGGGATGGCTCCGGACGATTCCCTGGTGGAGATGGTGGAATTACCCGATCATCCGTGGTTCCTGGGGTGTCAGTTCCATCCGGAGTTCAATTCACGGCCCATGAGTCCGCATCCCCTGTTCCAAGGATTCATTGCAGCGGCTAAAAACAATAAGGGCTGA
- the kdsA gene encoding 3-deoxy-8-phosphooctulonate synthase, whose translation MANALFERCRGQFFVMTGPCALESRELALATARELARIAEELDIPLIFKSSFDKANRTSLTSFRGPGLRRGLDWLAEIKDATGLPVVTDIHLPEQAERVAEVADVLQIPAFLCRQTDLLVAAAKTNRIINVKKGQFLAPWDMRHALDKLRDSGNTDVWLTERGASFGYNNLVVDMRSIPEMQNLGVPVVMDATHSVQLPGGQGGCSGGQRQYVPVLARAAVAAGADGVFLEVHPDPDSALCDGPNSWPLGQTRELLATLRSLWSLTHD comes from the coding sequence ATGGCGAATGCCTTGTTTGAACGTTGCCGGGGCCAGTTTTTCGTCATGACGGGGCCATGCGCCCTGGAAAGCCGTGAATTGGCCCTGGCAACGGCTCGCGAACTCGCCAGAATCGCCGAAGAGCTGGATATCCCACTGATATTCAAAAGCTCCTTTGACAAAGCCAACCGCACGTCCCTGACCAGCTTCCGCGGGCCAGGGCTGCGGCGCGGCTTGGATTGGCTGGCGGAAATCAAGGACGCCACTGGACTGCCTGTTGTCACGGACATCCACCTTCCAGAACAGGCGGAACGTGTGGCTGAAGTGGCGGACGTGCTGCAAATTCCGGCTTTTTTATGCCGTCAGACGGATTTGCTGGTGGCCGCGGCCAAAACAAACCGGATTATCAATGTGAAGAAGGGCCAGTTCTTGGCTCCGTGGGATATGCGGCACGCTCTGGACAAGCTTCGGGACTCCGGCAATACCGATGTCTGGCTCACGGAACGTGGTGCCAGTTTTGGCTATAATAATCTCGTGGTGGACATGCGTTCCATTCCGGAGATGCAGAACCTTGGCGTTCCCGTTGTGATGGACGCTACGCACTCCGTTCAATTGCCCGGCGGCCAGGGCGGTTGTTCCGGAGGACAACGTCAATATGTTCCTGTTCTGGCCCGTGCCGCTGTAGCGGCTGGTGCCGATGGTGTGTTCCTGGAGGTGCATCCGGATCCGGATTCGGCTCTGTGCGATGGTCCAAACAGTTGGCCTTTGGGACAAACCCGTGAATTGCTCGCAACGCTTCGTTCTCTCTGGAGTCTGACGCATGACTGA
- a CDS encoding KdsC family phosphatase: protein MTDLRARAAAVRLLVLDVDGVLTDGGLYYDAQGRVTKRFDVQDGLGIKLAQQVGLDVAVITGLNHGAVESRIRELGIVEYHAGHLDKIPLMQGILDRLGLDWNQAAYLGDDWVDAGVLRRVGIPMAVPNARNVVRELAAWIASSSGGHGAVREAIEFLLDCRGELDSLWQKWSGE, encoded by the coding sequence ATGACTGATCTTCGCGCTCGTGCTGCCGCTGTCCGTCTTCTGGTCCTTGATGTGGACGGGGTGCTTACGGATGGCGGGCTGTATTACGACGCCCAAGGGCGGGTAACCAAGCGTTTTGATGTTCAGGATGGTCTGGGCATCAAGTTGGCCCAACAAGTCGGTTTGGACGTGGCCGTGATTACAGGGTTGAATCATGGCGCGGTTGAGTCTCGGATTCGGGAACTCGGCATCGTTGAATATCACGCGGGCCATCTGGATAAGATTCCTCTGATGCAGGGAATTTTGGATCGCCTTGGTCTTGATTGGAATCAAGCTGCTTATTTAGGCGACGATTGGGTCGATGCAGGCGTCTTGCGCCGTGTCGGAATTCCCATGGCCGTACCCAATGCCAGAAATGTGGTCCGTGAGTTGGCCGCCTGGATAGCGTCCAGCTCTGGGGGGCATGGCGCCGTTCGCGAGGCGATCGAATTTTTGCTGGATTGCCGGGGTGAATTGGATTCGCTATGGCAGAAATGGAGCGGTGAATGA
- the lptC gene encoding LPS export ABC transporter periplasmic protein LptC, producing the protein MKFRILLAWMLVLGLGILIGTTFFPGGEEPLQQIKEAPLDEEVTPERVESADLDALGADIFAEDIELVQGVDGRIDWKLKAKGAEYDQGDNTVRILAPQLSAYVGEERDEVYVRADMGQVDQRADNFRLWDNVSGRYGLFAIKADEFDYIGAMDKVYLKGRVVIRHGDVTISASAIEIDTKTRLLVAAGGVEAVFTLRDLEKGAP; encoded by the coding sequence ATGAAGTTTCGGATCCTGCTGGCGTGGATGTTGGTCCTTGGGCTTGGTATACTAATCGGGACCACGTTTTTCCCCGGTGGGGAAGAGCCGTTGCAGCAGATCAAGGAAGCGCCGCTGGATGAGGAAGTGACACCGGAGCGGGTGGAGAGCGCTGATCTGGACGCCCTGGGTGCCGATATTTTTGCCGAGGATATCGAGCTGGTTCAGGGAGTGGATGGTCGTATCGACTGGAAGCTCAAGGCCAAGGGTGCCGAGTATGACCAGGGAGACAACACGGTTCGTATTCTCGCACCGCAACTTTCGGCCTATGTTGGCGAGGAACGAGACGAGGTCTATGTTCGTGCAGATATGGGGCAGGTTGACCAGCGTGCGGACAATTTCAGGCTTTGGGATAATGTTTCGGGCCGTTACGGTCTTTTTGCTATCAAGGCTGATGAATTCGACTATATTGGTGCCATGGACAAGGTTTACCTCAAAGGGCGGGTCGTCATCCGTCACGGTGACGTGACCATAAGTGCCTCGGCCATTGAGATCGACACCAAGACCAGACTCCTTGTCGCCGCTGGTGGTGTTGAGGCCGTGTTTACGCTTCGTGATTTGGAGAAAGGCGCACCATAG
- the lptA gene encoding lipopolysaccharide transport periplasmic protein LptA, producing the protein MRKGFCRHALCFVLLGLMCCLAGTDALAQTTSDSSWGEIRSASQNLNVRQKRDHRSEHVLTLKKGERVKVDFLENGWYAVFPEEAVHRDLSLALGFAKAKYLHRVAAEPAPLMESEHGDTAPSTAVTAVDAGSAQVADEPFRSPKVVAEVQERPEDVPDAGPAGKEPVRITADRLTYNDAERTVTFSGNVEAVHEGMKLWSERLTAHFSKQGEPGEEIDRIVASGGVTMRKDEIEGKSDTVTYHVKEALLLMQGNPVITEGKNKVTGKVIKFYVREKRSEVVGGSGKRVEAILFAPEGMEAP; encoded by the coding sequence ATGCGAAAAGGGTTTTGTCGCCATGCATTGTGTTTCGTCTTGCTGGGGCTGATGTGTTGCTTGGCTGGGACTGATGCTCTGGCGCAGACCACTTCGGATTCATCATGGGGGGAAATCCGTTCGGCTTCGCAAAATCTTAATGTCCGCCAGAAGAGGGATCATCGATCTGAGCATGTGCTGACCTTGAAAAAAGGAGAGCGCGTGAAAGTCGATTTTCTGGAAAACGGGTGGTATGCAGTGTTCCCTGAGGAGGCGGTCCATCGCGATCTTTCTCTGGCCCTCGGTTTTGCCAAAGCCAAATATTTGCACCGTGTCGCAGCGGAACCCGCTCCATTGATGGAATCTGAACATGGCGACACTGCTCCATCGACTGCCGTTACTGCCGTAGATGCTGGCTCTGCCCAGGTGGCGGATGAGCCCTTCCGAAGTCCCAAAGTGGTGGCCGAGGTCCAGGAACGGCCTGAGGATGTTCCGGACGCTGGTCCGGCAGGAAAGGAGCCGGTTCGAATTACGGCGGATAGGCTGACATACAATGATGCGGAGCGCACGGTAACGTTTTCCGGAAATGTGGAGGCTGTTCACGAGGGGATGAAACTTTGGTCGGAACGATTGACCGCCCATTTCAGCAAGCAGGGCGAACCAGGTGAAGAGATCGATCGAATTGTGGCATCTGGCGGCGTAACGATGCGCAAGGATGAGATTGAAGGGAAGAGTGATACCGTGACGTACCACGTCAAGGAAGCTTTGTTGCTGATGCAGGGAAATCCGGTGATTACTGAAGGGAAGAACAAGGTTACGGGAAAGGTGATCAAATTCTACGTCCGCGAGAAGCGGAGTGAAGTCGTGGGCGGCAGCGGCAAGCGTGTGGAGGCGATTTTGTTTGCCCCGGAAGGCATGGAGGCACCGTAG
- the lptB gene encoding LPS export ABC transporter ATP-binding protein, with amino-acid sequence MPDQLSATGLSKRYGKREVVHGVDVALTRKEVVGLLGPNGAGKTTTFYMLAGIIKPNSGSVSLGSRAITRLPLHERARMGLSYLPQESSVFRKLTVLENLMIILEQTSLKRAQRRKRAAELLRMFNITKLAHQKAMFLSGGERRRLEIARALIMNPKFILLDEPFAGIDPIAVIDIQEIISILKKMGIGILISDHNVRETLNICDRAYLVYEGTIILEGTPDEIVQDSKARKVYLGENFCL; translated from the coding sequence ATGCCCGACCAGCTTTCGGCCACCGGGCTTTCCAAACGGTACGGCAAGCGTGAAGTGGTTCACGGGGTGGATGTGGCTTTGACCCGTAAAGAAGTCGTGGGCTTGCTTGGTCCCAACGGAGCGGGTAAAACAACCACTTTTTATATGCTTGCCGGCATCATCAAACCCAACTCCGGGTCCGTTTCCCTCGGTTCTCGTGCAATCACCAGACTTCCTTTGCATGAACGAGCTCGCATGGGGCTGTCCTATCTTCCGCAGGAGAGTTCGGTTTTTCGTAAGCTCACTGTGTTGGAAAACCTTATGATCATTTTGGAGCAGACCTCCCTGAAGCGGGCCCAGCGCCGCAAGCGGGCCGCCGAACTGCTTCGCATGTTCAACATAACCAAGCTGGCGCATCAAAAAGCCATGTTTCTGTCCGGTGGGGAGCGTCGCCGCCTGGAAATCGCTCGTGCTCTGATTATGAATCCGAAGTTTATTCTTCTCGATGAGCCGTTTGCTGGGATTGACCCCATTGCGGTCATTGATATTCAGGAGATCATTTCGATTTTAAAGAAGATGGGGATCGGGATTTTAATTTCAGATCATAATGTGCGAGAAACTTTGAATATTTGCGATAGGGCATATTTGGTGTACGAGGGGACGATTATTCTGGAAGGCACCCCTGACGAGATTGTTCAGGACTCCAAGGCCCGAAAGGTGTACCTCGGCGAAAATTTTTGCCTTTGA
- the rpoN gene encoding RNA polymerase factor sigma-54 has translation MGLELRQQLKLSQQLVMTPQLQQAIKLLQLSRLELLESVQQELLENPFLDEKEADDPQPEDTQSKESEEGDAQAELMRDADWENYIGEFSSSSKQSQVREAEIPEEGLSFEARLASKPSLHGHLNWQMRLSNFTDEELAVGDVVLGNLDDRGYLQADVQDLLALVESDPETVESVIQRIQRLDPVGVAARSPRECLKVQLEFFDYTDPILLDLVDQHLEDLEKRRYKPLARKFKISLDKLKKYIEVIQKLDPMPGASFSSTEPHYVSPDVFVYKYGDDFVIVLNEDGLPRLTLNSFYMDDIGNCTGKDKEYFQDKMRSAAWLLKSLYQRQRTLYKVMESIVRFQRDFFEQGVAKLKPLILKDVAEDINMHESTVSRITTSKYVSTPHGIFELKFFFNSALDLGDGTQVGSESVKALIKQLISGENPKKPLSDETIGEMLKAELDVNIARRTVAKYRSAMDIPSSSKRKQIL, from the coding sequence ATGGGACTGGAATTACGACAACAACTCAAGCTCAGTCAGCAACTTGTCATGACGCCGCAACTGCAGCAGGCCATCAAGTTGCTGCAACTTTCCCGCCTGGAATTGCTTGAATCCGTACAGCAGGAATTGTTGGAAAATCCGTTTCTTGATGAAAAGGAAGCCGACGACCCGCAACCAGAAGATACGCAATCCAAGGAGAGCGAGGAGGGGGATGCCCAGGCGGAGTTGATGCGTGACGCTGATTGGGAAAATTACATTGGTGAGTTCTCCAGCTCATCCAAGCAGTCCCAGGTCCGTGAAGCAGAGATCCCCGAAGAGGGGTTGTCGTTTGAAGCACGGCTTGCCTCAAAACCCTCCCTGCATGGTCATCTAAATTGGCAGATGCGGCTTTCCAACTTTACCGACGAAGAGTTGGCCGTTGGTGATGTCGTTCTGGGGAATCTGGATGATCGGGGATATTTGCAGGCAGATGTTCAGGACTTGCTAGCGCTTGTGGAGTCTGATCCCGAAACCGTGGAAAGCGTTATCCAGCGGATTCAGCGGCTGGACCCGGTGGGCGTGGCGGCCAGATCACCGCGTGAGTGCCTGAAGGTCCAGCTTGAGTTTTTTGATTATACGGATCCCATCCTGTTGGACTTGGTTGATCAGCATTTGGAAGATTTGGAGAAGCGTCGCTATAAGCCGTTAGCCAGAAAGTTTAAGATCAGTCTTGATAAACTGAAGAAATATATTGAAGTTATTCAAAAACTAGATCCAATGCCCGGGGCGAGTTTTTCCAGCACGGAGCCGCATTATGTCAGCCCGGATGTCTTCGTGTATAAATATGGTGATGATTTTGTTATCGTGCTGAATGAGGATGGACTGCCCCGCTTGACGCTCAACTCGTTCTACATGGACGATATTGGGAATTGTACCGGCAAGGATAAGGAATATTTTCAGGACAAAATGCGATCCGCGGCCTGGCTGCTCAAAAGTTTATATCAACGGCAGCGAACATTGTATAAGGTGATGGAGAGTATTGTCCGTTTTCAGCGTGATTTTTTCGAACAGGGCGTGGCCAAGCTCAAACCGCTGATCCTTAAAGACGTGGCGGAAGACATTAATATGCATGAATCCACGGTCAGCCGGATTACGACGAGCAAGTATGTCTCCACACCGCATGGGATATTTGAACTGAAGTTTTTCTTTAACAGCGCTCTGGATCTGGGAGACGGCACTCAGGTTGGTTCGGAATCGGTCAAGGCGCTGATTAAGCAACTCATCAGTGGTGAAAATCCGAAGAAACCGCTGAGCGACGAAACGATCGGCGAGATGCTCAAAGCTGAACTGGACGTAAATATTGCGCGGCGTACCGTTGCGAAATACCGTTCGGCTATGGATATCCCCTCGTCTTCGAAGCGCAAGCAGATTTTATAA
- the hpf gene encoding ribosome hibernation-promoting factor, HPF/YfiA family yields MNISFNFKNFDPSPHLKEYAAKRFDKVSKFIQDSDESDLQVNLAVEKTRQQADVVLNADSIHISAFEQSPDMYATIDCVVDKLEAQLRKVREKMKDKRRKAARDVRTEYFTLADGGAAPTITGTDNYEPKPMSVEEAAMQLDSLKFEFLVFRNAETEGINVIYRRKGGDYGLIDPGN; encoded by the coding sequence ATGAACATCAGTTTCAACTTTAAGAATTTCGACCCCTCTCCCCACCTCAAGGAGTATGCTGCCAAGCGGTTCGACAAGGTTTCCAAGTTCATTCAAGATTCGGACGAGTCCGATCTTCAGGTCAACTTGGCCGTGGAAAAAACCCGCCAGCAGGCTGATGTGGTCTTGAACGCGGACAGCATCCATATCTCGGCTTTTGAGCAGTCTCCGGATATGTATGCCACCATTGATTGCGTGGTTGACAAGCTGGAGGCCCAGCTGCGTAAAGTGCGCGAGAAGATGAAGGATAAGCGCCGCAAGGCAGCGCGGGATGTGCGAACCGAGTACTTTACTTTGGCCGATGGCGGCGCCGCTCCGACCATCACCGGTACGGATAATTATGAGCCAAAGCCCATGTCCGTTGAGGAAGCGGCGATGCAGCTCGATTCGCTCAAGTTCGAGTTCCTCGTGTTTCGCAATGCTGAAACCGAGGGAATTAACGTCATTTACCGTCGCAAAGGCGGCGATTACGGATTGATTGATCCTGGTAACTAA
- a CDS encoding PTS sugar transporter subunit IIA, giving the protein MRLGEYLNKQLIIPELTSASKAEVLREIVECISSTMPELDTEQAVQVLMDRESLGSTGIGDGIAIPHGKLEALDRIVVAVARSPQGVEFESLDHAPCHIVFLVMAPEQVAGLHLRILAHISRLLKDQTFRANLMAADGKDGLWQLLQAT; this is encoded by the coding sequence ATGAGACTCGGCGAATATCTTAACAAACAACTGATTATACCGGAGCTGACCTCCGCCTCAAAGGCGGAGGTGCTCCGTGAAATTGTAGAGTGCATCTCCAGCACCATGCCGGAGTTGGATACTGAACAAGCCGTCCAGGTTCTTATGGACCGGGAGAGCCTCGGTTCCACAGGCATTGGGGATGGTATCGCTATACCTCACGGCAAGCTTGAAGCCCTGGATCGAATAGTGGTGGCCGTGGCCAGGAGTCCCCAGGGGGTCGAATTTGAATCCCTGGACCACGCCCCCTGCCATATCGTTTTTCTTGTAATGGCCCCGGAACAGGTGGCCGGATTGCATCTTCGTATCCTCGCCCACATATCACGGCTGCTCAAGGACCAGACTTTCCGAGCCAACCTTATGGCTGCGGACGGCAAGGATGGCCTTTGGCAACTGCTTCAGGCCACTTGA
- the rapZ gene encoding RNase adapter RapZ: MKKSGSFPLIVVTGLSGAGKSTALNVFEDLHFFCVDGLPASMLPRMVELFQGMDKAHRGLALGMDLRQLDFVEEWDSATAQLADMGMKPQVVFLETRQDTLLTRYATTRRLHPLETNALGLEQALDTERQLMAPIRESADLVVDTTGYSIHDLRRIIQEKWTDLEAPSSCMRVHLLTFGFKYGVPIDADLVFDLRFLPNPYFDPALRNLSGKDTQVSHYVLESEVGRAFQKRFVDFFCYLLPLYATEGRYRVTVALGCTGGRHRSVATGELLYKVLKDSGYAVTMEHRHCELG; the protein is encoded by the coding sequence GTGAAAAAAAGTGGATCTTTCCCTCTGATCGTTGTTACGGGGCTTTCCGGTGCAGGAAAGAGTACGGCTCTCAACGTTTTTGAGGATTTACACTTTTTTTGTGTGGACGGTCTTCCCGCTTCCATGCTGCCGCGTATGGTGGAACTGTTTCAGGGAATGGACAAGGCTCATCGAGGTCTTGCCTTGGGCATGGATCTTCGGCAGCTGGACTTTGTCGAAGAGTGGGACAGCGCAACCGCGCAGCTTGCGGACATGGGTATGAAACCCCAGGTGGTGTTTTTGGAAACACGACAAGATACGCTGTTGACCCGCTACGCCACCACCAGAAGACTGCATCCTTTGGAAACCAATGCCCTTGGGCTGGAGCAGGCTTTAGATACGGAACGCCAGCTCATGGCTCCGATTCGCGAGAGTGCTGATCTGGTTGTGGATACCACGGGGTACTCCATTCATGACTTGCGGAGGATCATACAGGAAAAGTGGACCGATCTTGAGGCTCCCAGTTCCTGTATGCGGGTCCATCTGTTGACTTTTGGATTCAAATATGGGGTTCCCATTGATGCGGATTTAGTCTTTGACCTTCGCTTTTTGCCGAATCCTTATTTTGATCCTGCGTTGCGGAACCTTTCAGGTAAGGATACACAGGTTTCGCACTACGTTTTAGAGAGTGAGGTTGGAAGAGCATTTCAAAAGCGGTTTGTAGATTTTTTTTGTTATCTTTTGCCGCTCTATGCCACTGAAGGGCGCTATAGGGTTACTGTAGCGCTCGGTTGCACGGGCGGTCGCCACCGTTCCGTGGCCACAGGAGAGCTGCTCTACAAAGTGCTGAAGGACAGTGGCTACGCAGTAACGATGGAACATCGGCATTGTGAGTTAGGGTAA
- a CDS encoding PTS sugar transporter subunit IIA has product MSDSKMSRQVGVVLVTHGTFGTGLLEAAEIVSGSQDNVRAIGVPPGSAVDSVVDAIREAVEQCGATRDGVLVLTDLFGGTPTTLSLSLLKSYQLEVITGVNLPMVVKAFQVRNLPLKEMAGQVKSAGRQGIVVAGEMLSRRSGSRQGGGA; this is encoded by the coding sequence ATGTCAGATTCGAAGATGTCTCGTCAGGTGGGCGTGGTCTTGGTCACGCACGGCACTTTTGGAACCGGACTGCTGGAGGCCGCCGAAATCGTTTCCGGATCCCAGGATAATGTGCGGGCCATTGGCGTACCTCCTGGATCGGCGGTGGATTCTGTGGTCGATGCTATTCGTGAAGCCGTTGAACAATGTGGCGCGACGCGTGACGGTGTGCTCGTGCTCACGGATTTATTTGGCGGCACCCCGACAACGCTGAGTCTTTCACTATTGAAATCATATCAGCTTGAGGTGATAACGGGGGTGAACCTGCCGATGGTGGTCAAGGCGTTTCAGGTCCGCAATTTGCCGCTGAAGGAGATGGCCGGGCAGGTGAAAAGCGCTGGACGGCAGGGCATCGTGGTTGCGGGTGAAATGCTTTCACGACGTTCTGGTTCCCGCCAGGGAGGCGGAGCGTGA